CGTGCTGTTCTCGCTGGGCGCCTACGTCACCCAGGGTTATGTCTCGGTCGGCTGCGTGGCGGCGCTGGGTTTTGCGAACGCCATGATGTGGCCGGCGATTTTTCCGCTCGCCATCAGGGGGCTGGGACGGCATACCGAAGTCGGCTCCGCGCTCCTGATCATGGGTATCGCCGGTGGCGCAATCGTGCCGCAGCTGTTCGCCCACCTGAAGCAGCATGCCAACTTCCAGCTCGTGTTCACCGGCCTGATGGTGCCCTGCTACCTCTACATCCTTTTCTACGGCCTGCGCGGCTACCGCGTGGGCCTGCGTGACGGCGATGGCGCCC
The sequence above is a segment of the Demequina muriae genome. Coding sequences within it:
- the gluP gene encoding glucose/galactose MFS transporter, which encodes RGIFGHPHLWLGVLCLFLYVGVEVMAGDAIGIYGQGFGLPLDATKHFTSYTMLAMLAGYLAGLVLIPRLVSQQRYLAISATMGVLFSLGAYVTQGYVSVGCVAALGFANAMMWPAIFPLAIRGLGRHTEVGSALLIMGIAGGAIVPQLFAHLKQHANFQLVFTGLMVPCYLYILFYGLRGYRVGLRDGDGARSR